CATAGAAGATTTAGGTGGTGGGATGAAAACGAAGTTTCTCTAAAGCGATACTTTAATTTTGTATAATCGTATCATGAAAAAGAGATCGGTAACACTGGGGTTTAAATATCGAATGTATCCGAATGAGATACAGAAAGAACTATTAAATCATCAAATGTTCATTTCAAATCAAGCCTATAATATTTGTGTAAATTTAAAACAAAAAGAGTGGGAAGCAAACAAAGATTTAGAGAAGAATAAACGAAAATATTTAAAAGCTATTGAATTGGATTCAATTGTAAAAAAGCAATTGAGAGAAAGAAATTTGCCTTTTAAAACTGTTACAACTCAACAAGCCCGAAAAAATTCAGAAAAAGCTTACAAAAATATGTTTGATTCTGGTTTTGGTTCTCCAAGATTTAAAAACTCAAAACTTGAAAGACAATCTTTTACTTGGAATAATCAAGGTTATCAAATCATAGATAAAAATAATAAGTTTAAATATTTGAGACTTTGGAAAGAGAATATTCCTGTTCGTTTTCATAGAGATTTGCCAGAGAATTATAAGTTAAACTCAATTCACATTAGTCGAGACGGTGAAAATTATTTTGTCTCATTTTCAGTAACCTTTGATGTGTTGATAAACGAAAATATCGATATTTCAAAGGCTATTGGAATTGATCTAAATATTAATGATGTTGCCTTGTCTGATGGGAATTTAATTAAAACTAATTCTAAAGAGATTGGGAAATTGAAGTATGAAAAACGAATGTTACGACTTCAAAGAAAACAAAGTAGAAGAGTTTTAAAAGCAAAGAAACATAAGCAAAAGTTGGGTTCTAATTTTCGCAAAACTCAAAAAGAGTTAAATAGAACTTATAAAAAAGTGGTTAATATTAAAAAAGACCACTATCACAAAATTACAAACGAACTCTCAAAAAAGTTTGATTTGATAGTAGTTGAAGATTTGAAAACAAAAAATATGACTAAAAAAGGTGGTTC
The Thiovulum sp. ES genome window above contains:
- a CDS encoding transposase, IS605 OrfB family, central region (PFAM: Helix-turn-helix domain; Putative transposase DNA-binding domain; Probable transposase~TIGRFAM: transposase, IS605 OrfB family, central region) encodes the protein MKKRSVTLGFKYRMYPNEIQKELLNHQMFISNQAYNICVNLKQKEWEANKDLEKNKRKYLKAIELDSIVKKQLRERNLPFKTVTTQQARKNSEKAYKNMFDSGFGSPRFKNSKLERQSFTWNNQGYQIIDKNNKFKYLRLWKENIPVRFHRDLPENYKLNSIHISRDGENYFVSFSVTFDVLINENIDISKAIGIDLNINDVALSDGNLIKTNSKEIGKLKYEKRMLRLQRKQSRRVLKAKKHKQKLGSNFRKTQKELNRTYKKVVNIKKDHYHKITNELSKKFDLIVVEDLKTKNMTKKGGSRKRGLNRSILQTSFYQFVQFLDYKTPMLNGKHFLKVPPHYTSKTCNKCGFVKRDLTLKDRVFECSECGYSEHRDINASKNIL